The following proteins are co-located in the Spinactinospora alkalitolerans genome:
- the soxR gene encoding redox-sensitive transcriptional activator SoxR, producing MSWKTRELTVGQLAARSGVAVSALHFYERQGLLRSRRTAGNQRRYTRDTLRRVAFIRVSQRVGIPLSAIREALARLPEERTPTREDWARLSAMWRSELDDRILQLQRLRDDLTGCIGCGCLSLSDCVLSNPHDVLGEEGPGARRLLVDCVRSCAEDPVADSSSARDSAGDG from the coding sequence ATGTCGTGGAAGACCAGGGAACTCACGGTCGGTCAGCTCGCCGCCCGCAGCGGCGTGGCGGTCTCGGCGCTGCACTTCTATGAGCGCCAAGGGCTGCTCCGCAGTCGGCGGACGGCCGGCAACCAGCGCCGCTACACCCGGGACACGCTGCGTCGGGTCGCGTTCATCCGCGTCTCGCAGCGCGTCGGCATCCCCTTGAGCGCGATCAGGGAGGCGTTGGCCCGGCTGCCCGAGGAGCGCACGCCCACCCGGGAGGACTGGGCGCGGCTGTCGGCGATGTGGCGCAGCGAGCTCGACGACCGCATCCTCCAGTTGCAGCGGCTGCGCGACGACCTGACCGGCTGCATCGGCTGCGGCTGCCTGTCCCTGAGCGACTGCGTGCTGTCCAACCCGCACGACGTGCTCGGCGAGGAGGGCCCGGGGGCGCGCCGCCTGCTCGTCGACTGCGTCCGGTCCTGCGCCGAGGATCCGGTCGCCGACTCCTCCTCGGCCCGCGACTCCGCCGGCGACGGCTAG
- a CDS encoding TetR/AcrR family transcriptional regulator: protein MDSAAPTDDAPADAAPAGEGGGRRARSAGSAKSEQTRALILETAMRLFQERGYDRTTMRAIAKEAGVSVGNAYYYFGSKEHLIQGFYDRITREHSARATPALAGRRDFGERLGTALTTWLDTAEPYHGFATQFFRNAADPSSPLSPLSEESRPARATAVSLYREVLTGSGLKIDDELAELLPELLWLLQMGVVMFWVFDRTPGCERSRRFVRRCTPLVARLVSLSRYRILRPIVRDVEGLIRDFVTPSTPSADPGGTPR from the coding sequence GTGGACAGCGCAGCGCCGACCGACGACGCCCCCGCCGACGCCGCCCCGGCAGGGGAGGGCGGCGGGAGACGGGCGCGGAGCGCCGGGTCGGCCAAGAGCGAGCAGACCCGCGCGCTCATCCTGGAGACCGCGATGCGGCTCTTCCAGGAGCGCGGGTACGACCGCACCACGATGCGGGCCATCGCCAAGGAGGCCGGCGTCTCGGTCGGCAACGCCTACTACTACTTCGGCTCCAAGGAGCACCTGATCCAGGGCTTCTACGACCGGATCACCCGCGAGCACAGCGCGAGGGCCACCCCGGCCCTCGCCGGGAGGCGGGACTTCGGCGAGCGACTCGGCACCGCCCTGACGACGTGGCTGGACACCGCTGAGCCCTACCACGGGTTCGCCACCCAGTTCTTCCGCAACGCGGCCGACCCCAGCAGTCCGCTCAGCCCTCTCTCGGAGGAGTCGCGCCCCGCGCGCGCCACCGCGGTCTCGCTCTACCGGGAGGTGCTGACGGGCTCGGGCCTCAAGATCGACGACGAGCTGGCCGAGCTGCTGCCCGAGCTCCTCTGGCTGCTGCAAATGGGCGTCGTCATGTTCTGGGTCTTCGACCGCACGCCCGGCTGCGAGCGCAGCCGCCGGTTCGTGCGGCGCTGCACTCCGCTGGTGGCGCGGCTGGTCTCGCTCTCCCGCTACCGGATCCTGCGCCCCATCGTGCGCGACGTCGAGGGCCTCATCCGCGACTTCGTCACCCCCTCCACCCCCTCCGCCGACCCCGGCGGGACGCCGCGCTAG
- a CDS encoding thiol-disulfide oxidoreductase DCC family protein, which produces MAATTPARSRAAAPPVRGLVVLYDADCPLCRHLRGWLGRQPRLVPLDFVPAGSAEAAIRYPHLDHSATLREITVIGDSGQVWTDARAFVVCLWALAGYRPMADRFCTPSGARLARGALLAASGYRKATRSPGRPGPDGEEDFGPRPRDEEDRPPSDGCDDRCPVPD; this is translated from the coding sequence ATGGCCGCGACCACCCCCGCGCGAAGCCGGGCCGCCGCGCCCCCGGTGCGCGGGCTGGTCGTCCTCTACGACGCCGACTGCCCGCTCTGCCGCCACCTGCGCGGCTGGCTCGGCCGGCAGCCGCGACTGGTGCCGTTGGATTTCGTCCCGGCCGGCTCGGCCGAGGCCGCGATCCGCTATCCGCACCTCGACCACTCCGCGACGCTGCGCGAGATCACCGTGATCGGCGACAGCGGGCAGGTCTGGACCGACGCCCGCGCCTTCGTCGTCTGCCTGTGGGCGCTCGCCGGCTACCGGCCCATGGCCGACCGCTTCTGCACGCCCTCCGGGGCGCGGCTGGCCCGGGGCGCGCTGCTGGCCGCGTCGGGATACCGCAAGGCCACCCGTTCACCGGGCCGACCGGGACCGGACGGGGAGGAGGACTTCGGCCCGCGCCCGCGGGACGAGGAGGACCGGCCGCCCTCCGACGGCTGCGACGACCGCTGCCCCGTGCCCGACTAG
- a CDS encoding alpha/beta fold hydrolase — protein sequence MHTVTSNDGTTIAYDRFGDGPPVVYVGGAFCDRSTGAPLAELLAPRFTVYSYDRRGRGASGDTAPYTVRREVEDLEAVIAAAGGSASVFGISSGAALALEAAAQGAAVTRLAIYEAPFTPDGDHAQLRQAKEDGARLTELLSAGRRADAVEFFMTGAGVSAEDIAQMRGAPMWSALEQMAPTLAYDYAVMGISSSGGAIPTERVAGIAVPTLVLDGGAGLAWMQEAAETVAKTLPHGRYRRLEGQTHEVDPEVLAPVLEEFFAAAAEGTR from the coding sequence ATGCACACAGTGACGTCGAACGACGGTACGACCATCGCCTACGACCGGTTCGGCGACGGGCCGCCGGTCGTCTACGTGGGCGGCGCGTTCTGCGACCGGTCGACGGGCGCGCCGCTGGCCGAACTGCTGGCACCGCGCTTCACCGTCTACTCCTACGACCGCCGCGGCCGCGGCGCGAGCGGGGACACGGCGCCGTACACGGTCCGGCGGGAGGTGGAGGACCTGGAAGCCGTCATCGCCGCGGCCGGCGGATCGGCGTCGGTGTTCGGCATCTCCTCCGGCGCCGCCCTCGCCCTCGAAGCCGCGGCCCAGGGCGCGGCCGTCACCCGGCTGGCGATCTACGAGGCGCCCTTCACGCCCGATGGCGATCACGCCCAACTGCGGCAGGCGAAGGAGGACGGGGCGCGGCTCACCGAACTGCTGTCGGCGGGCCGCCGCGCCGACGCGGTCGAGTTCTTCATGACGGGTGCGGGAGTCTCCGCGGAGGACATCGCTCAGATGCGGGGCGCGCCGATGTGGTCGGCGCTGGAGCAGATGGCGCCCACGCTCGCCTACGACTACGCGGTCATGGGCATCAGCAGCAGCGGAGGCGCGATACCGACCGAACGGGTGGCGGGCATCGCTGTGCCGACGCTCGTGCTGGACGGCGGCGCCGGTCTCGCGTGGATGCAGGAGGCCGCGGAGACGGTCGCGAAGACCCTGCCGCACGGTCGGTACCGCCGCCTGGAGGGGCAGACGCACGAGGTGGACCCCGAGGTCCTGGCCCCCGTGCTGGAGGAGTTCTTCGCCGCCGCTGCGGAGGGGACGCGGTAG
- a CDS encoding methylated-DNA--[protein]-cysteine S-methyltransferase has product MRTHTIIDSPVGALTLVATDGVLDGLYMRDHARMPDPATFGERAPTGFERAEEQLAEYFAGTRTAFTLDTAPRGTAFQRRVWDLVAAIPYGRTRSYAQLAEALGGGDHSVTRAVGTANGRNPLCVIVPCHRVVGSDGSLTGYAGGLARKRYLLDLEAPAEVRLF; this is encoded by the coding sequence ATGAGGACCCACACGATCATCGACTCGCCGGTCGGGGCGCTGACCCTGGTGGCCACCGACGGAGTCCTCGACGGCCTGTACATGCGGGACCACGCCCGCATGCCCGACCCCGCGACCTTCGGCGAGCGCGCGCCCACCGGGTTCGAGCGGGCCGAGGAGCAGCTCGCGGAGTACTTCGCCGGAACCCGCACCGCCTTCACCCTCGACACCGCGCCGCGGGGCACCGCCTTCCAGCGCCGCGTCTGGGACCTGGTGGCCGCCATCCCCTACGGCCGGACCCGCAGCTACGCCCAACTGGCCGAGGCGCTCGGCGGCGGGGACCACTCGGTGACCAGGGCCGTCGGCACGGCCAACGGCCGCAACCCGCTGTGCGTCATCGTGCCCTGCCACCGGGTCGTCGGCAGCGACGGCTCCCTGACCGGCTACGCCGGGGGCCTGGCGCGCAAGCGCTACCTGCTCGACCTCGAGGCCCCGGCCGAGGTCCGGCTCTTTTAG
- a CDS encoding GlxA family transcriptional regulator, which yields MHTVAVLAMDKVVPFDLSTPIEVFGRTRLPGGRAAYQVLICAAEEEVDAGTFTLRAPWGLEALARADTVVLPGTADPAAGVSAEVLDAVRAAAADGTRIASICVGAFVLAATGLLDGLRATTHWAATPELARRHPAVEVDPDVLFVDNGQFLTSAGAAAGMDLCLHMVRRDHGSAVAADAARIAVMPLERDGGQAQFIAHEPPAPDGASLEPLLRWMEENAHRELTLDDIARHGAVSTRTLGRRFREQTGTTPLQWLNRARLRRAQHLLETTVHPVERIAGQVGFGSATTFRDRFKRLVGTSPHAYRRAFQAPAPD from the coding sequence ATGCACACCGTCGCCGTTCTCGCCATGGACAAGGTCGTGCCCTTCGACCTCTCGACCCCGATCGAGGTGTTCGGGCGCACCCGCCTGCCCGGCGGGCGCGCCGCCTACCAGGTTCTGATCTGCGCGGCGGAGGAGGAGGTCGACGCGGGGACCTTCACGCTGCGCGCCCCCTGGGGACTGGAGGCCCTGGCCAGGGCCGACACCGTCGTCCTGCCCGGCACCGCCGACCCGGCCGCCGGCGTCTCCGCCGAGGTGCTCGACGCGGTGCGCGCGGCGGCCGCCGACGGCACCCGGATCGCCTCCATCTGCGTCGGCGCCTTCGTCCTCGCGGCCACCGGCCTGCTCGACGGGCTGCGTGCCACGACGCACTGGGCCGCAACGCCGGAGCTGGCCAGGCGCCACCCCGCGGTCGAGGTCGACCCGGACGTCCTGTTCGTCGACAACGGCCAGTTCCTGACCTCGGCCGGCGCCGCAGCGGGCATGGACCTGTGCCTGCACATGGTCCGCCGGGACCACGGTTCGGCGGTGGCCGCCGACGCCGCCCGCATCGCGGTGATGCCGCTGGAGCGCGACGGCGGGCAGGCCCAGTTCATCGCGCACGAGCCGCCCGCGCCCGACGGGGCGTCGCTGGAGCCCCTCCTCCGCTGGATGGAGGAGAACGCCCACCGCGAGCTCACCCTGGACGACATCGCCCGGCACGGCGCGGTGAGCACCAGGACCCTCGGCAGGCGCTTCCGCGAGCAGACCGGCACCACTCCCCTGCAGTGGCTGAACCGCGCCCGGCTGCGCCGGGCGCAGCACCTGCTGGAGACCACCGTCCACCCGGTCGAGCGGATCGCCGGACAGGTCGGGTTCGGGTCGGCCACCACCTTCCGCGACCGCTTCAAGCGGCTCGTCGGGACCAGCCCGCACGCCTACCGGCGCGCCTTCCAGGCGCCGGCGCCGGACTGA
- a CDS encoding DUF3817 domain-containing protein: MPRDLPFLRLASAAEALSLVVLLGNLLTVHWAPVSSIIGPVHGCAYLMVVAATWLVPGASVGARIRAWVPGVGGLLATRALVRDRGPRSAEAGADR, translated from the coding sequence GTGCCGCGCGACCTCCCCTTCCTGCGGCTCGCCTCCGCCGCCGAGGCGCTGTCCCTCGTGGTGCTCCTGGGCAACCTCCTGACCGTGCACTGGGCGCCCGTCTCCTCGATCATCGGGCCCGTGCACGGCTGCGCCTACCTCATGGTCGTCGCGGCCACCTGGTTGGTGCCGGGCGCCTCGGTCGGGGCCAGGATCCGCGCCTGGGTCCCCGGGGTGGGCGGTCTTCTGGCGACGAGGGCGCTGGTGCGCGACCGCGGGCCGCGCTCCGCGGAAGCGGGCGCCGACCGCTGA
- a CDS encoding DJ-1/PfpI family protein gives MLAQIVLFDGFDLMDAVAPYEVLSAGGSAAGGALTVETVSAEGPRLVPSGSPGVGLTASSTLDPHRADLVVFPGASGKVGGEGPDTIAAVLARVLETELQAGLKAALEEPGLTVATVCGGSLLPALSGFIPGRNAVTHRMAMDVLASTGATAVAARVVDDGDLVTAGGVTSGLDLGLYLLERELGPRIARAVEELFEYERRGTVWRPEGPVPVAP, from the coding sequence ATGCTCGCGCAGATCGTGCTGTTCGACGGCTTCGACCTGATGGACGCCGTCGCCCCCTATGAGGTGCTGTCAGCGGGGGGCTCGGCCGCGGGGGGAGCGCTCACCGTCGAGACGGTCTCGGCCGAAGGGCCCCGCCTGGTCCCGAGCGGCTCTCCCGGAGTCGGCCTCACGGCGAGCTCCACGCTGGACCCGCACCGCGCCGACCTGGTCGTCTTCCCCGGGGCCTCCGGGAAGGTCGGGGGCGAGGGGCCGGACACGATCGCGGCGGTCCTGGCGCGGGTCCTGGAGACGGAGCTGCAGGCCGGGCTGAAGGCCGCGCTGGAGGAGCCCGGGCTGACGGTGGCCACGGTCTGCGGAGGCTCGCTCCTGCCCGCGCTGTCCGGGTTCATCCCCGGCCGCAACGCCGTCACGCACCGCATGGCCATGGACGTCCTGGCCTCCACCGGCGCCACCGCCGTCGCGGCCAGGGTCGTCGACGACGGGGACCTGGTGACCGCGGGAGGAGTGACCTCCGGCTTGGACCTCGGGCTGTACCTCCTGGAACGTGAACTGGGGCCGCGGATCGCCCGCGCGGTGGAGGAGCTGTTCGAGTACGAGCGCCGGGGCACGGTGTGGCGCCCGGAGGGTCCCGTACCGGTCGCGCCGTGA
- a CDS encoding helix-turn-helix transcriptional regulator, with amino-acid sequence MANTSARMLRLLSLLQTHRYWPGGELADRLEVSERTLRRDVDRLRELGYPVDASRGVAGGYQLRSGTAMPPLLLDDEEAVAIAVGLRTAAGGAVDGIEETSVRALTKVVQVMPPRLRRRVDALQTHTVPAVMGEEPKVNALALTVIAQACRDDERLRFTYAARGDEPARRLVEPHRLVSMGRRWYLVAWDVERDDWRTFRVDRLTGPKAIGVRFRPREVPGGDAAAFVRDRMASIPTRYQVVVDVRATAAEVERVVSRWGTVEAVDDRSCRLMMNVDELSWPLLVLAALGADFDVVGPPELRDHLHATGALFLRAAAPPASE; translated from the coding sequence ATGGCGAATACGAGTGCACGAATGCTGCGACTGCTGTCCCTGCTGCAGACCCATCGGTACTGGCCGGGCGGCGAACTGGCCGACCGGCTGGAGGTGAGTGAGCGAACGCTGCGCCGCGACGTCGACCGGCTGCGCGAACTGGGCTACCCGGTCGACGCCAGCCGAGGCGTCGCGGGCGGCTACCAGTTGCGGTCCGGCACGGCCATGCCGCCGCTGCTGCTCGACGACGAGGAGGCGGTGGCCATCGCCGTCGGGCTGCGCACGGCGGCCGGGGGCGCCGTCGACGGCATCGAGGAGACGTCGGTGCGCGCGCTGACCAAGGTCGTCCAGGTGATGCCGCCGCGGCTGCGCCGACGCGTCGACGCGCTGCAGACCCACACCGTGCCCGCCGTCATGGGCGAGGAGCCGAAGGTCAACGCGCTCGCTCTGACGGTGATCGCCCAGGCGTGCCGCGACGACGAGCGGCTGCGCTTCACCTACGCCGCCCGAGGCGACGAGCCGGCAAGGCGGCTGGTCGAGCCGCACCGGCTGGTGTCGATGGGGCGCCGCTGGTACCTCGTCGCCTGGGACGTCGAGCGCGACGACTGGCGCACCTTCCGGGTCGACCGGCTGACCGGGCCGAAGGCGATCGGCGTCCGGTTCCGCCCGCGCGAGGTTCCCGGGGGCGACGCGGCCGCGTTCGTCCGCGACCGGATGGCCTCGATACCGACGCGCTACCAGGTGGTGGTGGACGTGCGGGCGACGGCGGCCGAGGTCGAGCGGGTCGTGTCGCGCTGGGGGACGGTCGAGGCCGTCGACGACCGGTCGTGCCGGTTGATGATGAACGTCGACGAGCTGAGCTGGCCGCTCCTGGTGCTCGCGGCGCTGGGCGCCGACTTCGATGTGGTCGGCCCGCCCGAGCTGCGCGACCACCTGCACGCCACGGGCGCGCTCTTCCTCCGCGCCGCTGCTCCGCCCGCGTCCGAATAG
- a CDS encoding MFS transporter, translating into MSRATSPPRGGLARYVVAAALARSADAGGVVAVVLIVSSDGGPAWVGGLLGACITAPHLLGPFVARPLDTAADGRKVIALAALVHGATLAAAVLAYPHTPAAVPALLLIASGLVGPFLTGGISSRLPAIAGTTRHGQRRAQGWDVATYGLSGTLGPTIVALISAGSSPTVAALVLAAATFAAAGLVFLLPFAPPAAHGAQVPRPLRTLRIMLASGRLRRTLYLTIVVAWAVAVLPITAVHSTTELGAAAAAAGALTAAYGAGNLAGSAGMMLRPARGEADRLMTLLALTVAVALALALVAPNLWAAVLCYAAVGVANAYFFAATLAARTEYSPPQARGQIFVWIGALKITAGSAGTASAGAIIGVWAHLPLVLATAFTLLAALVSQLDRLAHRPAASGEKHGTPAEPDHGHRP; encoded by the coding sequence ATGAGCCGCGCTACCTCACCTCCCAGAGGGGGTCTCGCACGCTACGTCGTGGCTGCGGCGTTGGCCCGCTCGGCCGATGCCGGGGGTGTGGTCGCCGTGGTGCTCATCGTGAGTTCCGATGGCGGCCCGGCCTGGGTGGGCGGGCTGCTGGGGGCGTGCATCACCGCCCCGCACTTGCTCGGTCCCTTCGTGGCTCGCCCCCTGGACACCGCCGCCGACGGGCGCAAGGTCATCGCCTTGGCGGCCCTGGTGCACGGGGCGACCCTGGCCGCGGCGGTGCTGGCCTACCCCCACACCCCCGCAGCGGTACCGGCTCTGCTGCTGATCGCCTCCGGTCTGGTGGGTCCCTTCCTGACCGGCGGGATCAGCAGCAGGCTCCCCGCGATCGCCGGGACCACCCGGCACGGCCAAAGGCGCGCCCAGGGCTGGGACGTGGCCACCTACGGGCTCAGTGGGACCCTGGGGCCGACCATCGTCGCGCTCATCTCGGCCGGGTCCTCCCCGACGGTCGCGGCGCTGGTGCTGGCCGCAGCGACGTTCGCAGCTGCTGGTCTGGTGTTCCTGCTACCGTTCGCACCCCCCGCCGCACATGGCGCCCAGGTGCCGCGCCCGCTGCGGACCCTGCGCATCATGCTGGCCTCGGGGCGGTTGCGCCGCACCCTGTACCTGACCATCGTGGTTGCCTGGGCGGTCGCGGTCCTGCCCATCACCGCGGTCCATTCCACCACCGAGCTGGGCGCTGCCGCTGCCGCTGCCGGAGCCCTGACCGCCGCCTACGGCGCCGGAAACCTCGCCGGTTCAGCGGGGATGATGCTTCGTCCCGCGCGTGGGGAGGCCGATCGCCTCATGACCCTTCTGGCCCTGACCGTGGCCGTTGCCCTGGCCTTGGCGCTGGTGGCACCGAACCTGTGGGCGGCGGTGCTCTGTTACGCGGCCGTGGGGGTCGCCAACGCCTACTTTTTCGCCGCGACCTTGGCCGCCCGCACCGAGTACTCCCCTCCCCAGGCGCGCGGGCAGATCTTCGTGTGGATCGGCGCGCTCAAGATCACCGCTGGATCGGCTGGGACAGCGTCGGCTGGGGCGATCATCGGCGTGTGGGCACACCTGCCCTTGGTGTTAGCCACCGCGTTCACACTCCTGGCCGCCTTGGTCTCCCAACTCGACCGTCTCGCCCACCGTCCCGCTGCCTCAGGGGAGAAGCACGGCACGCCCGCGGAACCCGACCACGGACACCGTCCCTGA
- a CDS encoding dihydrodipicolinate synthase family protein, producing MFTGLSAFPLTPLNEGRFDEAAHARLITRLVDAGVDSIGALGSTGSYAYLDRDERRQVARASVRSAGGVPVVVGIGALRTSHVQALAEDAQQAGASAVLLAPMSYQPLTDEDVFELYADVTVGVSVPLVVYDNPVTTHFTFSTELYARIAVLPNVAAIKIPPVPLGANAARERVEAIRAVVPDHVSIGVSGDSAAATGLNAGCQAWFSVVGGTLPEAVLPIVRAARQGDPEGALAHSERLRPLWELFAAHGSLRVTAAIAEHLGLVPPSCLPRPLLGLTASQREQVVRVVEELHLS from the coding sequence ATGTTCACCGGACTGAGCGCCTTCCCCCTGACCCCGCTCAACGAGGGCCGCTTCGACGAAGCCGCACACGCCCGACTCATCACCCGCCTGGTCGACGCCGGTGTCGACTCGATCGGCGCGCTGGGCTCGACCGGCTCCTACGCCTACCTCGACCGCGACGAGCGCCGCCAGGTCGCCCGGGCCAGCGTGCGTTCGGCAGGTGGGGTGCCGGTGGTGGTCGGTATCGGCGCGCTGCGCACCTCTCACGTGCAGGCCTTGGCCGAGGACGCCCAACAAGCCGGGGCATCGGCCGTGTTGTTGGCCCCCATGAGCTACCAGCCGCTCACCGACGAGGACGTGTTCGAACTCTATGCGGACGTCACCGTAGGAGTGTCGGTGCCGTTGGTGGTCTACGACAATCCGGTCACGACGCACTTCACCTTCTCGACCGAGCTGTATGCGCGCATCGCCGTCCTGCCCAACGTGGCCGCGATCAAGATCCCCCCGGTCCCGCTGGGGGCAAACGCGGCACGCGAGCGCGTCGAGGCGATCCGCGCGGTCGTGCCCGACCACGTGAGCATCGGCGTGTCCGGGGACAGCGCCGCCGCCACCGGCCTGAACGCCGGCTGCCAGGCATGGTTCTCCGTCGTGGGCGGCACCCTGCCCGAGGCGGTGCTGCCGATCGTGCGCGCCGCACGCCAGGGCGACCCCGAGGGCGCCCTGGCCCACTCCGAGCGCCTGCGTCCGTTGTGGGAGTTGTTCGCCGCCCACGGCAGCCTGCGGGTGACGGCGGCCATCGCCGAACACCTGGGGTTGGTCCCCCCGTCCTGCCTGCCCCGCCCTCTTCTGGGGCTGACCGCTTCCCAGCGGGAGCAGGTTGTGCGTGTGGTGGAGGAACTGCACCTGTCATGA
- a CDS encoding aminotransferase class I/II-fold pyridoxal phosphate-dependent enzyme → MPEEPSITGDTAAAIADSVRALIAQGELRPGEVLPSVRGLASRQGVNRNTVAAAYAALAAAGVVETRRRGGTVVRDVVPVPSEGASAPVNTVNLADGNPDPALLPPLPDLQGYETVLYGAPGIDESLNHWARRRMLPDTENSGTLVLTHGAVDAVERLLSAHLTRGDAVAVEDPCFLSSIGTFRLNGYRALPVPMDEHGMAAEGLRAALEAGARAVVCTPRAHNPTGASLTEQRARELRALLADHPHVLVIEDDHYSALAHTPYWRITPPESTRWALVRSVSKFLGPDLRLGLTVCDADTAARLQARLAAATWVSHLLQHLVARVLTNPATPARLDHAAQVYTRRRRLLTDALDAHSVPWLAGPDGLNVWIPLAEDAEAAVVEELAEHGWAVRPGSLFTLTHRPAIRITTATLAPEHTEAFAARLATTLASIN, encoded by the coding sequence ATGCCTGAAGAGCCGTCCATCACCGGAGACACCGCCGCCGCGATCGCCGACTCGGTACGCGCTCTGATCGCACAAGGGGAACTGCGCCCGGGGGAGGTCCTGCCTTCGGTTCGTGGACTTGCATCCCGGCAAGGAGTCAACCGCAACACCGTCGCAGCCGCCTACGCCGCGCTGGCAGCAGCAGGTGTGGTCGAGACCCGCCGCCGCGGGGGCACGGTGGTGCGCGACGTCGTCCCCGTACCCAGCGAAGGCGCGTCAGCGCCCGTGAACACGGTCAACCTCGCTGACGGCAACCCCGACCCGGCGCTCCTGCCGCCGCTGCCTGACCTTCAGGGCTACGAGACCGTCCTGTACGGTGCTCCCGGTATCGACGAGTCGCTGAACCACTGGGCTCGGCGGCGCATGCTCCCCGACACCGAAAACTCGGGGACCCTCGTGCTGACCCACGGGGCCGTGGACGCGGTGGAGCGTCTGCTGAGCGCGCACCTGACGCGCGGGGACGCCGTCGCGGTCGAGGACCCGTGCTTCTTGTCGAGCATCGGCACGTTCCGCCTCAACGGCTACCGTGCTCTGCCAGTGCCAATGGACGAACACGGCATGGCCGCCGAGGGGTTGCGGGCCGCCCTGGAAGCCGGGGCGCGGGCGGTAGTGTGCACGCCTCGGGCGCACAACCCGACCGGTGCGAGCCTGACCGAGCAGCGCGCCCGGGAGTTGCGCGCCCTGTTGGCCGATCATCCGCACGTGCTGGTGATCGAGGACGACCACTACTCAGCGCTAGCCCACACCCCCTACTGGCGCATCACCCCACCCGAATCCACACGGTGGGCGCTGGTGCGCTCGGTGTCGAAGTTCCTGGGTCCGGACCTGCGCCTGGGCCTGACCGTATGCGATGCCGACACCGCGGCCCGGTTGCAGGCCCGCCTGGCGGCGGCCACGTGGGTCAGCCACCTCCTGCAACACCTGGTCGCCAGGGTTCTCACAAACCCCGCCACACCGGCACGTCTGGACCACGCCGCCCAGGTGTACACACGTCGCCGTCGGCTGCTGACCGACGCGCTAGACGCTCACAGCGTGCCCTGGCTGGCCGGTCCGGACGGTCTCAACGTGTGGATACCGCTGGCCGAGGACGCGGAGGCGGCCGTGGTGGAGGAGCTGGCCGAGCACGGGTGGGCCGTGCGCCCCGGATCACTGTTCACCCTGACCCACCGACCGGCCATCCGCATCACCACCGCCACCCTGGCCCCCGAGCACACCGAAGCCTTCGCCGCACGCCTGGCCACCACCCTTGCCTCAATCAACTAG
- a CDS encoding sugar O-acetyltransferase: protein MLAGELHIADDPELAADLRRAALLSERFNASSAADPGARRDLLVELLGEVGDGAEVRPPLHVDYGHQITIGAGTFINFGAVLLDVARIAIGADVQIGPNVQLLTPTHPVEPEARRAKWEAAQPITIGDNAWLGGGVIVCPGVTIGANTVVGAGAVVTRDLPADVVAVGNPARVVREM, encoded by the coding sequence ATGCTCGCCGGTGAGCTCCACATCGCCGACGACCCCGAGCTGGCGGCCGACCTCCGGCGCGCGGCGCTGCTGAGCGAGCGCTTCAACGCGAGCAGCGCCGCCGACCCCGGGGCCCGCCGGGACCTGCTGGTCGAGCTGCTGGGCGAGGTCGGCGACGGCGCCGAGGTGCGGCCGCCGCTGCACGTGGACTACGGCCACCAGATCACCATCGGCGCCGGGACCTTCATCAACTTCGGTGCCGTCCTGCTCGACGTCGCCCGGATCGCCATCGGCGCCGATGTCCAGATCGGCCCCAACGTCCAGCTCCTGACCCCCACCCACCCGGTGGAGCCCGAAGCGCGGCGCGCCAAGTGGGAGGCCGCGCAGCCGATCACGATCGGCGACAACGCGTGGCTCGGCGGCGGCGTCATCGTCTGCCCCGGGGTGACCATCGGCGCGAACACCGTCGTCGGCGCCGGGGCCGTCGTCACCCGCGACCTGCCGGCCGACGTCGTGGCGGTCGGCAACCCCGCCCGAGTGGTACGGGAGATGTGA
- a CDS encoding RidA family protein — protein MINNRVTLIRNRELTDAVDYAYAAAAEVPVRAVWTAGACPLDTEGNTVAVGDYAGQAHQVMRNLIAALEGAGASLNQVVKTTVYVASADQADLVEAWEVVREYMGEHDAPSTLLGVAALGYDHQLVEVEAVAVTA, from the coding sequence ATGATCAACAACAGAGTCACGCTGATCCGCAATCGAGAACTCACCGACGCGGTGGACTACGCCTACGCGGCCGCGGCCGAGGTCCCGGTGCGCGCCGTCTGGACCGCGGGGGCCTGCCCCCTCGACACCGAGGGGAACACGGTCGCCGTGGGGGACTACGCCGGCCAGGCGCACCAGGTGATGCGCAACCTCATCGCGGCGCTGGAGGGCGCCGGGGCATCCCTGAACCAGGTCGTCAAGACCACCGTGTACGTGGCGTCGGCCGACCAGGCCGACCTGGTCGAGGCCTGGGAGGTCGTCCGCGAGTACATGGGGGAGCACGACGCCCCCAGCACCCTGCTCGGCGTGGCCGCTCTGGGCTACGACCACCAGCTCGTCGAGGTCGAGGCCGTCGCCGTGACCGCGTGA